A single genomic interval of Pyrus communis chromosome 7, drPyrComm1.1, whole genome shotgun sequence harbors:
- the LOC137741114 gene encoding aspartic proteinase nepenthesin-1: MGSLGSFSSVVLLTLGVLLVSFFVNPACSTSRRALRLRDHQAMQNGFKVTLKHIDSDKNLTKIERFQRRISRGRKRLQRLNAMVLAASPSDQDSRVTSPVHAGQGEFLMKLSIGTPADTFNAIMDTGSDLIWTQCKPCEDCYDQPTPIFDPTKSSTFSKLSCKSELCEALPSQTCTNSSCEYYYAYGDSSSTNGILATETFTFGEVSVPKIGFGCGKDNEGGGFDQGSGLVGLGRGPLSLVSQLKEPKFSYCLTSIDDTDGSSTLLMGSLASLNNTKSGPANIITTPLIKNPNHDQSTFYYLALEGITVGETRLPLEKDTFTLGDDGSGGLIIDSGTTLTYIEEDAFDALKKEFTSQIKLPEADATDTVGLDACYKLPKDFNNSGKVEVPKLVFNFKGADLELPGENYILVDTDVGVLCLAMGSASSMSVFGNFQQQNMLVYHDLAEETLSFVPTKCDQL; the protein is encoded by the coding sequence ATGGGTTCACTTGGTTCATTTTCAAGTGTTGTACTATTAACCCTAGGAGTGCTACTAGTTTCCTTCTTTGTTAACCCTGCATGTTCCACTTCAAGAAGAGCTCTCCGTCTTCGCGACCACCAGGCCATGCAAAACGGGTTCAAGGTGACTCTCAAACACATTGATTCTGATAAAAACTTGACCAAAATCGAGCGTTTCCAACGCAGAATCAGTCGTGGTCGAAAAAGGTTGCAAAGGCTCAACGCAATGGTCCTAGCCGCGTCACCATCAGATCAGGATTCCCGTGTTACGTCTCCTGTCCACGCCGGTCAAGGAGAGTTTTTAATGAAGTTGTCGATTGGTACTCCGGCAGATACCTTCAACGCCATTATGGATACCGGCAGCGACCTCATTTGGACTCAGTGCAAGCCGTGTGAGGACTGTTATGATCAACCAACCCCAATCTTCGACCCGACAAAGTCCTCAACATTCTCAAAGCTATCATGCAAAAGCGAGCTTTGTGAAGCACTACCATCCCAAACATGCACCAACAGTTCATGCGAGTACTACTACGCCTATGGGGATTCTTCCTCCACGAATGGGATTCTGGCAACCGAAACGTTCACATTCGGAGAGGTTTCAGTTCCCAAAATAGGGTTTGGATGTGGCAAAGACAATGAAGGTGGTGGCTTTGATCAAGGTTCCGGACTTGTGGGGTTAGGCCGTGGACCGTTGTCCTTGGTTTCGCAGCTCAAGGAGCCCAAATTCTCGTATTGCTTGACTTCCATTGACGACACAGACGGTAGTAGCACACTTTTGATGGGGTCTTTAGCAAGTTTGAACAACACTAAATCAGGTCCTGCAAATATCATAACTACCCCTTTGATCAAAAACCCAAATCATGACCAATCAACTTTCTACTATCTTGCCCTAGAAGGCATCACGGTGGGTGAAACTCGATTGCCCCTTGAAAAAGACACTTTTACGCTCGGAGATGATGGGAGTGGTGGCCTAATCATAGACTCGGGGACAACTCTTACGTATATAGAAGAGGATGCTTTTGATGCACTCAAGAAAGAGTTCACTTCCCAGATTAAACTTCCGGAGGCGGATGCAACAGACACGGTGGGGCTTGACGCGTGCTACAAGCTGCCGAAGGACTTTAACAACTCAGGAAAGGTAGAGGTGCCAAAGTTGGTGTTTAATTTCAAGGGTGCGGATTTGGAATTACCAGGTGAAAACTATATTCTGGTGGATACGGATGTTGGGGTGCTTTGCTTGGCCATGGGGTCTGCAAGCTCGATGTCTGTGTTTGGAAATTTTCAGCAACAGAATATGTTGGTTTACCATGATCTTGCCGAGGAAACACTCTCGTTTGTTCCTACGAAATGTGACCAATTGTGA
- the LOC137740905 gene encoding uncharacterized protein encodes MASGEKEFEIELESGGSTSKEDASLDVVSSNGQKIKFLGGVFGWFLHLNESITCTCGIVSSSGLEKSGEVSNVSVETLIERNSEGEESQGHMPRAEKACENEQCKKKNSRNAPKPPRPPKRPSLDAADQKLVREITELAKRKRARIEQMKVAKKMKASKSSSLYSGISALIITLLFFFVVIFQGISSRSVPTVGTHGSPEPAVATTQGFVPVEYHKSDIRRSTNQNFGEDQISRSGG; translated from the exons ATGGCTTCAGGAGAAAAAGAGTTTGAAATAGAACTTGAAAGTGGAGGGAGTACTAGTAAAGAAGATGCGAGCTTAGATGTTGTTTCGAGCAACGGACAGAAAATTAAGTTCTTGGGTGGTGTTTTCGGTTGGTTTTTGCATTTGAATGAATCAATTACATGTACATGTGGCATTGTATCATCTAGCGGTCTGGAAAAATCTGGCGAGGTTTCGAATGTCAGTGTAGAGACACTAATAGAAAGGAATTCAGAAGGGGAAGAGAGTCAAGGACATATGCCCCGAGCAGAAAAGGCGTGTGAGAATGAGCAGTGTAAGAAGAAAAACTCTAGGAATGCTCCTAAGCCACCACGACCTCCTAAACGTCCATCACTGGATGCCGCTGACCAGAAGTTGGTTAGGGAGATCACTGAGCTGGCCAAGAGAAAGCGTGCAAGAATTGAACAAATGAAAGTAGCAAAGAAGATGAAAGCATCCAAGTCATCCTCTTTATACAGCGGAATATCTGCTCTGATCATCACACTACTCTTCTTCTTTGTCGTAATCTTTCAAG GGATAAGCTCCAGAAGCGTTCCAACTGTGGGTACACATGGGTCTCCTGAGCCAGCAGTCGCAACAACTCAAGGTTTTGTCCCAGTTGAATACCACAAAAGCGACATACGACGTTCTACCAATCAAAA CTTTGGGGAAGACCAGATTTCCCGTTCAGGTGGATGA